In Lagopus muta isolate bLagMut1 chromosome 20, bLagMut1 primary, whole genome shotgun sequence, the following proteins share a genomic window:
- the TEX14 gene encoding inactive serine/threonine-protein kinase TEX14 isoform X7 translates to MGQTSLFTAALLGLGRIVDVLLDYGSDPNHRCYDGSTPVHAAAFSGNQWVLSKLLDEGGDLRAHDEGGKNPQYWAMSAGKESSAQMLEFIQRCTFHMQAAIQNFPCDPLRKICSSKALVSSPSRFGGLVQRNADSPLGRFLKGGVNAAKNIYSFGFGKFYLAGSGHLGYLASLPIIGEKEVVQADDEPAFSYRVGPCMTMTNLMWGSSRVTVKELSFQPHQNCSKLRLADLLIAEQEHSSKLRHPHLLQLMSVCLSSDLEKTRLVYERVNFGSLYSILHERRTEFPVLRMETILHVLLQINDALRFLHSRGFIHRTITSYAVQIVSSGEAKLCNMEYMIESKDGGEHSDLTRIPVPAQLYKWCSPEVILEKSVTVKSDVYSFCTVMQEALTETLPWKGIEDSVIKQLIISGQQLEADVRLPVPYYDVVKSGLESKQRNRSMNLQDIQYILKNDLRDLTKSQSCRADEMAKAQRPAVFADINICLSSTFSYQKRTLELNEKGVTEADSSAVPSYPVFPEENNALVDVEAPTSLQLVVQENSHDAASETQMTCSVSDVDDSLCSFEMNEVFASCPDFHEDFLEEGAELSRTVKDKKRQQKEKDENVLGDLCLSPGMYCEEKPGYEEGSISESVAECTTEEEEEKNEASDLSMLAQVRGDAGRRRSTLSSNEQHISKCVLDLKIVQSMLQQAAESLCRTEEKLDKLEAAEKQRKLLQGIWTNQLSEQVFCDRPCNRSDNIYQNSNNPFSGANTSLWKAVGPPSSDYIPPLMTCQSQGALHGGGFQAASNVTEETWAIQNEKWKCFHQRSKSENENSQHDLSFSEVKSLDDQVDLEHEHLLPRVSVRCKKKFNFQIQRGSDSRCAASGSKEERRCYPKPASEICSTKINEERRMMQPEWRTEVRQMARKVASGQLELIAPYLTSDCTSESEVESIKEAFPHVTSRVQKGGDQRGYRWHTGDSAEPWDVGCEDGSESEESDLESIFRSSGGGSCQSPSQDEQTESGLPVDKNSVILQQIETVSRGRSRELPCSFNSYPSESEEFLTPDSDYFLPPAVQESSELKKQRPEDAGSGIQVSGGKILLCGTAAQNSGSNTRGVNQLIPMPVASVEAAQEMMSREPQEDSKEKDTSVADIQDLSSIPCEEEHCYKDISCKTPGVSRVPPSVSTPISPEEKIAVSFEKHRCCHEVVLDSSLCICQEVSSAVSRTFTTAYGEERSTEVLSAFPGVCSSGLNEPGGLSIVASSSRSTRKAPALAQAPIHLLDELPAPAQELLDETDSDRNKMEGIEAKKEIEISEKCDCGAWTMETFNLAEETERAHSTLDDALGVLCAVSPDEQIEEQQQDEEIQGYALGAASLRDPRGVGRKKGVEEGGARARSNEADGCAGSSEGKHSESQKFRLREQQSATSPFRVIVLDQNGSPT, encoded by the exons ATGGGCCAAACCTCTCTTTTCACTGCTGCATTGTTAGGCCTTGGTAGAATAGTGGATGTGCTGTTGGATTATGGCTCAGACCCTAACCA TCGCTGTTATGATGGAAGCACTCCAGTCCATGCAGCAGCTTTCTCAGGAAATCAGTGGGTTCTTAGCAAGTTACTGGATGAAGGAGGTGATCTGAGAGCGCATGATGAAGGTGGGAAAAATCCACAGTACTGGGCTATgtcagctggaaaagaaagcagtgctcAG ATGCTGGAATTCATACAGCGCTGTACATTCCACATGCAGGCTGCCATTCAGAATTTTCCCTGTGATCCCCTGAGGAAGATTTGCTCATCAAAAGCACTGGTTTCCAGTCCATCCAGGTTTGGTGGCCTTGTTCAAAG AAATGCTGACAGTCCTCTGGGTAGATTTCTGAAAGGTGGAGTTAATGCAGCCAAGAACATCTACAGCTTTGGTTTTGGGAAG TTCTATCTTGCAGGCAGCGGGCATCTGGGCTACTTGGCATCTCTCCCTATTAttggggaaaaagaagtggTTCAGGCAGACGATGAACCGGCGTTTTCTTACCGTGTTGGACCATGCATGACCATGACAAA CTTGATGTGGGGGAGCAGCAGAGTGACAGTGAAGGAACTCAGCTTTCAGCCCCATCAGAACTGCAGTAAGCTACGCTTAGCTGATCTTCTCattgcagagcaggagcacagtAG TAAGCTCCGTCATCCCCATTTGCTGCAGTTGATGTCTGTTTGTCTGTCCAGTGATTTGGAGAAAACCCGTTTGGTGTACGAGAGGGTCAACTTTGGTTCTTTGTACAGCATCCTGCATGAAAGG CGTACCGAATTCCCAGTGCTGCGCATGGAGACAATTCTGCATGTCCTCCTTCAAATCAATGATGCTTTACGTTTTCTGCACTCCCGTGGATTTATCCACCGTACAATTACCTCCTATGCTGTTCAGATTGTTTCTTCTGGTGAAGCAAAGCTATGCAACATGGAATACATGATAGAGAG CAAGGATGGTGGAGAACACAGTGATCTGACACGTATTCCTGTGCCAGCCCAGCTATATAAGTGGTGCTCTCCTGAAGTAATCCTTGAAAAGAGTGTCACGGTGAAATCTGATGTTTATAGCTTCTGCACAGTGATGCAAGAAGCCTTGACAG AGACCCTGCCCTGGAAAGGTATTGAAGACTCAGTAATTAAACAGCTCATAATTTCAGGACAGCAGTTGGAAGCAGATGTCAGACTTCCTGTACCCTATTATGACGTTGTGAAGTCAGGGCTAGAATCCAAACAGAGGAACCGCTCCATGAACCTCCAGGATATTCAGTACatactgaaaaatgatttaagG GACTTGACTAAGTCTCAGAGTTGTCGTGCTGATGAAATGGCAAAAGCACAGAGGCCTGCTGTCTTTGCAGATATAAACATCTGTTTGTCATCAACTTTCAGCTACCAGAAGAGAACACTGGAATTGAACGAAAAAGGGGTAACAGAGGCTG ACAGTTCTGCTGTCCCAAGTTACCCTGTTTTTCCTGAAGAGAATAATGCTTTAGTGGACGTTGAGGCACCCACCAGTCTGCAGCTAGTTGTGCAGGAAAACAGTCATGATGCAGCTTCTGAAACCCAGATGACCTGCAGTGTGAGTGATGTGGATGACAGCCTCTGTAGCTTTGAAATGAATGAAGTCTTTGCCAGTTGTCCTGACTTTCATGAAGACTTCCTGGAAGAAGGAGCTGAATTAAGTCGAACAGTAAAGgataaaaaaagacagcaaaaggaaaaagatgagaaTGTCCTTGGAGACCTGTGCCTGTCCCCTGGAATGTACTGTGAGGAAAAGCCAGGTTATGAGGAAGGCAGCATTTCAGAGTCAGTGGCAGAGTGCACtacagaagaggaggaagagaaaaatgaggcCTCTGACCTGAGCATGCTGGCACAGGTGAGAGGAGATGCTGGCAGGAGGAGGAGTACTCTGTCTTCAAATGAACAGCACATCAGTAAATGCGTCCTTGATTTAAAGATTGTTCAGAGCATgttgcagcaggcagcagagtccctgtgcagaacagaggaaaaactggACAAATTAGAggcagctgaaaagcaaaggaagcttCTGCAGGGAATTTGGACAAATCAGCTTTCTGAGCAAGTTTTTTGTGACAGACCCTGTAACAGATCTGATAATATTTATCAAAATAGCAATAACCCTTTTTCAGGAGCTAACACTTCTTTATGGAAGGCTGTAGGTCCGCCATCGAGTGACTACATTCCACCTCTGATGACATGCCAGTCACAAGGAGCTCTGCATGGAGGTGGTTTCCAGGCTGCTTCAAATGTGACTGAGGAAACGTGGGcaattcagaatgaaaagtgGAAATGCTTTCATCAGAGGAGTAAGagtgaaaatgagaacagcCAGCATGACCTCAGCTTCAGTGAGGTGAAAAGCCTTGATGATCAAGTGGACCTAGAACATGAG CATTTACTCCCACGTGTATCTGTTAGATGCAAAAAAAAGTTCAACTTTCAGATTCAGAGAGGGAGTGACTCACGTTGTGCAGCAAGTGGAAGCAAAGAAGAGAGGCG GTGCTATCCAAAACCAGCATCTGAAATTTGCAGCACAAAAATAAACGAGGAGAGAAGGATGATGCAGCCAGAATGGAGAA CTGAAGTAAGGCAGATGGCTAGAAAAGTGGCCTCAGGACAACTAGAGCTGATTGCCCCGTATCTAACCAGTGATTGTACATCTGAAAGTGAAGTGGAGAGTATAAAGGAAGCATTTCCACATGTCACCAGTAGAGTTCAAAAAGGTGGAGACCAACGAGGATATAGATGGCATACAGGTGACAGTGCTGAGCCTTGGGATGTGGGCTGCGAGGATGGATCTGAATCTGAGGAGAGTGATCTGGAGTCTATATTCAGAAGTTCTGGAG GGGGAAGTTGCCAGTCACCATCACAAGATGAACAGACAGAATCTGGACTACCTGTTGATAAGAATTCAGTCATTTTGCAACAAATTGAGACTGTCTCTAGG GGGCGTTCAAGAGAATTACCTTGTTCCTTTAATTCATATCCCAGTGAGTCTGAAGAATTCTTGACTCCAGATTCTGattatttccttcctcctgctgttcAGGAAAGCTCAGAACTAAAG AAACAGAGGCCTGAAGATGCAGGATCAGGTATTCAGGTATCAG gaggaaaaatattactctgcggcacagcagcacagaactctGGCAGTAACACACGAGGAGTGAATCAGCTTATCCCTATGCCTGTAGCCAG TGTTGAAGCAGCACAAGAAATGATGTCAAGGGAGCCGCAGGAAGACTCCAAAGAAAAAGACAC ATCAGTGGCAGATATTCAGGATTTGTCAAGTATTCCCTGTGAGGAGGAGCACTGCTACAAGGACATAAGTTGTAAAACACCTGGAGTGAGTCGTGTGCCCCCCAGTGTCAGCACTCCAATCAGTCCAG AGGAAAAAATTGCAGTGTCCTTTGAGAAGCACAGATGCTGCCATGAAGTAGTTTTGGATTCTTCCTTGTGCATTTGTCAAGAGGTTTCTTCTGCAGTGTCCCGGACGTTCACCACAGCCTACggagaggaaaggagcactgaagttctctctgcttttccaggcGTTTGCTCCTCTGGATTGAATGAGCCT GGTGGATTGTCAATCGTTGCTTCATCCTCGAGAAGCACCAGGAAGGCACCTG CGCTCGCTCAGGCACCTATCCACCTCCTGGATGAGCTCCCTGCACCAGCCCAAGAGCTGCTGGATGAAACTG ATTCTGATCgaaataaaatggaaggcatagaagcaaaaaaagaaattgagataAGTGAGAAGTGTGATTGTGGTGCATGGACTATGGAGACATTTAATCtagcagaggaaacagaaag GGCTCACTCTACTCTTGATGACGCTTTAGGAgttctctgtgctgtttctccAGATGAGCAAATTGAAGAACAACAACAAGATGAGGAAATTCAGGGATATGCTCTTGG GGCTGCGAGCCTGAGAGATCCACGAGGTgttggaaggaagaagggagtAGAGGAAGGTGGAGCCAGGGCACGAAGCAATGAGGCAGACGGCTGTGCTGGGAGTTCAGAAG gcaaGCACTCTGAAAGTCAGAAATTCCGCTTACGGGAACAGCAGTCTGCAACTTCTCCATTCAG GGTAATTGTTTTGGATCAGAACGGTTCTCCTACGTGA